The Halioglobus maricola genome segment TGAGCAGGCCCGACAGCATCAGGGTGCCACCGGGTTTCAGCAGGTGCAGCAGGGTGGGTGACAGTTCCATGAGCGGGCCGGCCAGGATGTTGGCAATCACCGTCTCTGCGCGCTCCTGCCAGTCGGCAGCGTTGTAACCCCCAGGGAGGGTGACCGGAAAGCGCTCGGCGGCCAGACCGTTGCGATTCGCGTTATCGCGGCTCGCGGTTAGGGCTTGGGGGTCGTTATCTACCCCAAGCGCTTCGCGGGCGCCGAGCTTGAGCGCCGCGACTGCCAGGATGCCGGTACCGCAGCCATAGTCGACGACGACCTGACCGTCGAGATCCAGGGAGTCCAGTTCTGCCAGGCACAGGGCGGTGGTGGAGTGCGTGCCTGTGCCAAAGGCCAGGCCAGGGTCCAGTAACAGGTTGACGGCGTCGGGTTCTGGCGGCTCCAGCCAACTGGGGCAGACCCACAGGCGGCGGCCGAACTGCATCGGTTGGTAGTGCTGCATCCACTCCCGCTCCCAGTCCTTGTCCTCGAGAATTTCGGTGCGCGAACTGCACTGGCTCAGGAGCTCGGTGGGGAATTGAGCTAATACGGCGTCCATGTCGGTATCGGCGGGATAGAGCCCGGTGAGGCGGGTCTGGCGCCACAGGGGCGTTTCGCCGACGGCCGGTTCAAGCACGGGTTGGTCGGCGTTGTCTTCCAGGGTTACCGCAACAGAACCGCTGGCGAGCATCAGGTTTTCCAGTTGCTCCACCTGCTCCGGGTCTGTGTCGAGGCGCAGTTGTATCCAGGTCATTGCATGAGGCCTTGCCCCGAGCGGGGCGCGCTGCGGTCTCGAATGGAGACCACAGATGGGTGCTAGCAGAGGTTGAGCAGCCGAAAAGTATCAGTCTTCCAGCTTGCTCTCGAGGTAGTGAATGCTCACACCACCCGCTTCGAAGGCCGCATCGCGACACAGCTCACGGTGTAAAGGTGTATTGGTGCGAATGCCCTCAACTACCAACTCATCCAGCGCCTGACGCATTCTGGCCAGCGCTACCTCGCGGCTCTCGCCAAAGGTAATGATCTTGGCAATCAGCGAGTCGTAGAAGGGCGGCACTGTATAGCCGTCATACAGATGTGAATCGCAGCGCACACCCAGACCACCGGGTGCGTGGAAGGTGTTCACCTTGCCCGGAGACGGCAGGAAGTTCTGCGGATCCTCGGCATTGATGCGGCACTCGAAGGAGTGCCCATGGAAGCGAACTTCGTCCTGGGTGGCAGACAGCGGCAGGCCGGCGGCGATCCGCAACTGCTCCTTGACGATGTCGAAACTGGTGATCATCTCAGTGACAGGGTGCTCGACCTGTACCCGGGTGTTCATCTCGATGAAATAGAAACCGCCGTCTTCAAACAGAAACTCGAAAGTGCCCGCTCCGCGGTAGTCAATTTCGAGACAGGCGTTCACACAGGCCTCGTAAACCTGGTTGCGCAGATCTTCGGGGATGTCCGGCGCCGGTGCTTCTTCAATGACTTTCTGGTGCCGCCGTTGCAGTGAACAGTCGCGGTCGCCCAGGTGAATAGCGTTGCCCTGACCGTCGGCCAGTACCTGAACTTCCACGTGACGCGGCTTCTGTAGAAATTTCTCCAGATACACCACGTCGGAGCCAAAGGCCGCGGCGGCCTCAGACTTGGTCACTTCTATGGAGGAAATCAGTA includes the following:
- the prmA gene encoding 50S ribosomal protein L11 methyltransferase, with protein sequence MTWIQLRLDTDPEQVEQLENLMLASGSVAVTLEDNADQPVLEPAVGETPLWRQTRLTGLYPADTDMDAVLAQFPTELLSQCSSRTEILEDKDWEREWMQHYQPMQFGRRLWVCPSWLEPPEPDAVNLLLDPGLAFGTGTHSTTALCLAELDSLDLDGQVVVDYGCGTGILAVAALKLGAREALGVDNDPQALTASRDNANRNGLAAERFPVTLPGGYNAADWQERAETVIANILAGPLMELSPTLLHLLKPGGTLMLSGLLNTQAEGVIAHYSDHIQLAVASEHEGWVCLRGQRPG
- the accC gene encoding acetyl-CoA carboxylase biotin carboxylase subunit, with the translated sequence MLDKVLIANRGEIALRVLRACKELGIRTVAVHSKADAELMHVRLADESVCIGPAPSTESYLNVPALISAAEVTDATAIHPGYGFLAENADFADQVEKSGFTFVGPRADTIRLMGDKVSAIEAMKRAGVPTVPGSDGPLTDDHDRTRQIAQRVGYPVIIKAAAGGGGRGMRVVHNEEVLISSIEVTKSEAAAAFGSDVVYLEKFLQKPRHVEVQVLADGQGNAIHLGDRDCSLQRRHQKVIEEAPAPDIPEDLRNQVYEACVNACLEIDYRGAGTFEFLFEDGGFYFIEMNTRVQVEHPVTEMITSFDIVKEQLRIAAGLPLSATQDEVRFHGHSFECRINAEDPQNFLPSPGKVNTFHAPGGLGVRCDSHLYDGYTVPPFYDSLIAKIITFGESREVALARMRQALDELVVEGIRTNTPLHRELCRDAAFEAGGVSIHYLESKLED